The Eriocheir sinensis breed Jianghai 21 chromosome 49, ASM2467909v1, whole genome shotgun sequence genome has a segment encoding these proteins:
- the LOC126981810 gene encoding uncharacterized protein LOC126981810 isoform X1, translating into MNVPKHLDWTRANTLRLINHLKRNHCLWQVENKYYKHKRVRSTILNAVAKELSDSMKCVVTPDDLMKKWHTLRSQFRREVKALKESQKSGAGTEVYTPKLWCFNALTFLGGGEALQATSSNMEKQDTKDASRNKSASLEDVQSTGTPITKNTHEHMDWPRVRTLHLIDLMKQHPCLWVVRSTNHMNKNVRRASLNAVAKELSDSANCDITPNDIMKKWHTLRSQFKGEVRTMKAAQNSRVDTEVYTPRLWCYKALSFLSADAPLDSTYDLDNEETQDSTFDDEADSEVTDDARSTNSPLQLTASSPTVSHRSSQSSTSEILTPPAPPYTYDSPTPSPDPCMANKKRKQSELSSRPTPHNERPCLDLAKVICNELEDMTALQRKLARKLIMDVIHLGSMDQLTVSHQVVGALSSNQFRV; encoded by the exons ATGAACGTCCCTAAACACCTCGACTGGACACGGGCCAACACACTTCGCCTAATAAACCACCTCAAGCGAAATCATTGTCTATGGCAAGTTGAGAACAAGTATTACAAGCACAAGCGAGTGAGAAGTACAATACTGAATGCAGTGGCCAAAGAATTATCGGATTCAATGAAGTGCGTCGTAACACCAGATGATCTCATGAAGAAATGGCATACGTTGAGGTCACAATTCAGGCGAGAGGTGAAGGCGTTGAAGGAATCGCAGAAGTCGGGAGCGGGGACAGAAGTGTATACGCCAAAGCTATGGTGTTTCAACGCCCTAACGTTCCTAGGTGGTGGTGAGGCCCTCCAAGCGACCtccagcaacatggaaaaacaaGATACAAAG GACGCATCTCGGAATAAGAGCGCGTCGCTAGAAGACGTCCAGTCCACCGGTACGCCAATCACCAAGAACACCCATGAACACATGGACTGGCCACGGGTCCGCACACTTCACCTAATTGACCTTATGAAGCAACACCCGTGTCTATGGGTGGTAAGGAGCACGAACCACATGAACAAGAATGTGAGAAGGGCAAGCTTGAATGCAGTGGCCAAAGAATTATCGGATTCAGCGAATTGTGACATAACACCAAATGATATAATGAAGAAATGGCATACGTTGAGGTCTCAATTCAAAGGAGAGGTGAGGACGATGAAAGCAGCGCAGAACTCTAGAGTGGATACAGAAGTCTACACGCCCAGGCTCTGGTGTTACAAGGCCTTATCATTCCTAAGTGCTGACGCCCCCCTAGACTCCACCTACGATTTGGATAACGAAGAAACACAG GATAGCACGTTTGATGATGAGGCAGACTCTGAGGTTACAGATGATGCTAGATCCACAAATTCACCGCTTCAACTGACTGCATCTTCTCCTACAGTGTCACATCGGTCCTCACAAAGTTCTACTTCTGAAATTCTTACGCCCCCTGCCCCGCCCTACACATATGATTCTCCCACGCCGTCGCCTGACCCATGTATggcaaacaaaaagagaaagcagAGTGAGCTGTCTTCCCGTCCCACACCTCATAACGAGCGTCCGTGCTTGGACTTGGCGAAGGTTATATGTAATGAACTGGAGGACATGACGGCTTTGCAAAGGAAATTGGCCAGAAAACTGATAATGGACGTCATTCACTTGGGTAGCATGGATCAGCTGACTGTGAGCCATCAAGTGGTGGGTGCTTTGAGTTCAAATCAATTCAGGGTTTGA
- the LOC126981810 gene encoding uncharacterized protein LOC126981810 isoform X2, with protein MNVPKHLDWTRANTLRLINHLKRNHCLWQVENKYYKHKRVRSTILNAVAKELSDSMKCVVTPDDLMKKWHTLRSQFRREVKALKESQKSGAGTEVYTPKLWCFNALTFLGGGEALQATSSNMEKQDTKDASRNKSASLEDVQSTGTPITKNTHEHMDWPRVRTLHLIDLMKQHPCLWVVRSTNHMNKNVRRASLNAVAKELSDSANCDITPNDIMKKWHTLRSQFKGEVRTMKAAQNSRVDTEVYTPRLWCYKALSFLSADAPLDSTYDLDNEETQCHIGPHKVLLLKFLRPLPRPTHMILPRRRLTHVWQTKRESRVSCLPVPHLITSVRAWTWRRLYVMNWRT; from the exons ATGAACGTCCCTAAACACCTCGACTGGACACGGGCCAACACACTTCGCCTAATAAACCACCTCAAGCGAAATCATTGTCTATGGCAAGTTGAGAACAAGTATTACAAGCACAAGCGAGTGAGAAGTACAATACTGAATGCAGTGGCCAAAGAATTATCGGATTCAATGAAGTGCGTCGTAACACCAGATGATCTCATGAAGAAATGGCATACGTTGAGGTCACAATTCAGGCGAGAGGTGAAGGCGTTGAAGGAATCGCAGAAGTCGGGAGCGGGGACAGAAGTGTATACGCCAAAGCTATGGTGTTTCAACGCCCTAACGTTCCTAGGTGGTGGTGAGGCCCTCCAAGCGACCtccagcaacatggaaaaacaaGATACAAAG GACGCATCTCGGAATAAGAGCGCGTCGCTAGAAGACGTCCAGTCCACCGGTACGCCAATCACCAAGAACACCCATGAACACATGGACTGGCCACGGGTCCGCACACTTCACCTAATTGACCTTATGAAGCAACACCCGTGTCTATGGGTGGTAAGGAGCACGAACCACATGAACAAGAATGTGAGAAGGGCAAGCTTGAATGCAGTGGCCAAAGAATTATCGGATTCAGCGAATTGTGACATAACACCAAATGATATAATGAAGAAATGGCATACGTTGAGGTCTCAATTCAAAGGAGAGGTGAGGACGATGAAAGCAGCGCAGAACTCTAGAGTGGATACAGAAGTCTACACGCCCAGGCTCTGGTGTTACAAGGCCTTATCATTCCTAAGTGCTGACGCCCCCCTAGACTCCACCTACGATTTGGATAACGAAGAAACACAG TGTCACATCGGTCCTCACAAAGTTCTACTTCTGAAATTCTTACGCCCCCTGCCCCGCCCTACACATATGATTCTCCCACGCCGTCGCCTGACCCATGTATggcaaacaaaaagagaaagcagAGTGAGCTGTCTTCCCGTCCCACACCTCATAACGAGCGTCCGTGCTTGGACTTGGCGAAGGTTATATGTAATGAACTGGAGGACATGA